In one window of Hemicordylus capensis ecotype Gifberg chromosome 10, rHemCap1.1.pri, whole genome shotgun sequence DNA:
- the LOC128335143 gene encoding uncharacterized protein LOC128335143 isoform X2, which translates to MGPSVLPDTLVLPEALPVPSIPSEAPEAEHHQEADSLPGPWPVPSTPSSTLGDPPKEETPLRGPLPRAGRPSRYYRRRRRGGKLAARTLPRGFRPLATVVEEPEDETSVASGPGPQAGLFHPTPEPPLAARDHLPGVLILSGGQVNYIQQQLKLRHVASPSFLFVWGLAHQGPDTRTRPCKSRSRLPRREKDVLQVTKL; encoded by the exons gTCCTTCTGTCCTTCCTGATACACTTGTATTGCCAGAAGCCCTTCCAGTGCCCTCCATCCCCTCCGAAGCTCCGGAGGCAGAACATCATCAGGAGGCAGACTCACTGCCTGGACCCTGGCCTGTGCCTTCcaccccctccagcacactgggAGACCCACCAAAGGAGGAAACACCCCTTCGAGGACCTCTACCCAGGGCTGGCCGTCCCAGCCGATACTATAGGAGGCGGCGGAGAGGTGGGAAGTTGGCTGCCAGGACCCTGCCCAGGGGCTTTCGTCCGCTGGCTACGGTGGTGGAAGAGCCTGAAGACGAGACATCCGTAGCCTCGGGGCCAGGACCCCAGGCAGGGCTTTTCCACCCCACTCCGGAGCCTCCCTTGGCTGCCCGGGATCATCTTCCAGGAGTCCTGATCCTCAGTGGAGGACAAGTCAACTACATCCAGCAGC AACTCAAACTTCGCCACGTCGCCTCACCCTCCTTCCTCTTCGTCTGGGGCCTCGCCCACCAAGGCCCCGACACGCGGACAAGGCCCTGCAAGAGCAGGAGCCGCCTCCCAAGGAGGGAAAAGGATG tCTTGCAGGTGACCAAGCTATAA
- the LOC128335143 gene encoding uncharacterized protein LOC128335143 isoform X1, with amino-acid sequence MGPSVLPDTLVLPEALPVPSIPSEAPEAEHHQEADSLPGPWPVPSTPSSTLGDPPKEETPLRGPLPRAGRPSRYYRRRRRGGKLAARTLPRGFRPLATVVEEPEDETSVASGPGPQAGLFHPTPEPPLAARDHLPGVLILSGGQVNYIQQQLKLRHVASPSFLFVWGLAHQGPDTRTRPCKSRSRLPRREKDGTFTASPPNPCWARNGSLAP; translated from the exons gTCCTTCTGTCCTTCCTGATACACTTGTATTGCCAGAAGCCCTTCCAGTGCCCTCCATCCCCTCCGAAGCTCCGGAGGCAGAACATCATCAGGAGGCAGACTCACTGCCTGGACCCTGGCCTGTGCCTTCcaccccctccagcacactgggAGACCCACCAAAGGAGGAAACACCCCTTCGAGGACCTCTACCCAGGGCTGGCCGTCCCAGCCGATACTATAGGAGGCGGCGGAGAGGTGGGAAGTTGGCTGCCAGGACCCTGCCCAGGGGCTTTCGTCCGCTGGCTACGGTGGTGGAAGAGCCTGAAGACGAGACATCCGTAGCCTCGGGGCCAGGACCCCAGGCAGGGCTTTTCCACCCCACTCCGGAGCCTCCCTTGGCTGCCCGGGATCATCTTCCAGGAGTCCTGATCCTCAGTGGAGGACAAGTCAACTACATCCAGCAGC AACTCAAACTTCGCCACGTCGCCTCACCCTCCTTCCTCTTCGTCTGGGGCCTCGCCCACCAAGGCCCCGACACGCGGACAAGGCCCTGCAAGAGCAGGAGCCGCCTCCCAAGGAGGGAAAAGGATGGTACGTTCACAGCAAGTCCCCCAAATCCCTGCTGGGCTAGAAATGGCTCTTTAGCTCCCTGA